TGGCCAGCTCGCAGAGCATGCCGGGCAGCACGCCCGCCGGCGGCATGCCGGTAAGCAGGCTGGAGAGCAGCGGCGCGAGCGCCCCGCACACCAGGCCGTAGGGCCATCCGCAGACCAGGCCGCAGAGCAGCACCGGAATATGCATGGGCAGAAAGATGCTGCCCGCGCCCGGGATGGCGTGCAGCGCGATGGGCAGCACCACGCCCAGCGCGATGCACAGCGCCGTAAAGGTCAGGCGGCGCACAGAGTTGTTCTTCATGGTAGGACATCCCCCTTTTAAATTGTAGTGACAAGAAAAAAGCGCATAAAAAAACCACAAAGGCAGCTCTTTTTCTAAAGAGCCACGCCTTCATGGACGTCATTACGGTCATTATTGTAACGGATGGATGCGGGCTTGTCAATGGGGTGTGCACGCGCAAATGGCCTATGCGCGTGACAGCGCCGGCGAAAAGCGTGTACAATGAGGGCAAAGACATTTTGCGCGCAGGCGCGCTCTAATTTAAGGAGGGATGAACCCCATGCAAACTACGCAAACACCCTGCACGCTCCGGCCCTGGGAGATGGCGGACGCGCCCGCGCTTGCGCGGGCGCTGGGCAACAGGCGCGTGCAGGACAACCTGCGCGACGGCATCCCCTACCCCTACGGCGAGCAGGATGCCCGCGCCTTCATCGCGCAGATGCGCGCCGCTGATCCCAACGCCATCTTTTCCTTTGCCATCAGTGCAGGCGGGCGCCTGGCGGGCAGCATCGCCGCGTTCCGGCAGGAGAACATCCACTTTCGCACCGCGGAGCTGGGGTACTTTGTCGCCGAGCCCTTCTGGGGCAGAGGCATCGCCACGTGCGCCGTGGGGCAGCTCTGCGCGCACGTCTTTGCGCACAGCGATATCCTGCGCATCTTTGCCGAGCCCTTTGCCTGCAACGCGGCCTCCTGCCGCGTGCTGGAAAAGTGCGGCTTCACGCGCGAGGGGACGCTGCGCGCAAACGCGGTGAAAAACGGCCGCGTGCTGGATATGCACCTGTACGCGCGCGTGCGAACGGACGCGCGCGCGTAAAAACACGGCTGTTTTGCGTCCCTGTACCCCGATAGGGTATAATAGAGGCATCTGTGCGTAACGAAAGGAACCGATCAGCCATGCAGCAGGAGATATTCATCGTGGACGACGAGCAGGAGATCGCGGACTTGATCTGCGTGTACCTGCAGAACGAGGGGTACGCCACATACACCTTTTACGATGGCGCAAGCGCGCTTGCGGCGCTGGACGCCCAGCACATCGACCTTGCGATCCTGGATGTGATGATGCCGGGCATGGACGGCTTTGCGCTGTGCCGCGCCATCCGCAAGCGCCACACCTTTCCCATCATCATGCTGACGGCGCGCGGGGAGGATATGGACAAGATCACCGGCCTTACCATCGGCGCGGATGATTACATCACCAAGCCCTTCAACCCGCTGGAGCTGGTGGCGCGCGTCAAGGCGCAGCTGCGCCGCTACACCCGTTACAACGAGAGCGGCAAGCCCGAGGAGCAGATCATCGACTTCGGCGGCCTTGTGATCAACAAAAGCACCCACATCTGCACCCTCTACGACGAGCCGCTGCAGCTGACGCCCACGGAGTTTTCCATCCTGTGGCTGCTGTGCGAGAACCGTGGCCGGGTGCTCAGCGCCGAGGAGCTCTTTGAGGCGGTGTGGCAGGATAAGTACCTGGATTCCAACAACACCGTGATGGTGCACATCCGCCGCCTGCGCGAGAAAATGCACGAGCCGGCGCGCCATCCCAAATTCATCAAGACCGTATGGGGGGTTGGCTATAAAATTGAATGAGCGTTTTCGCAAACTGCGCTTCAAAATGCTGTGGCGGATGGTGTGGATCGTGCTTGCGACCGCCATCGGCAGCTTTCTTTTGCTCTATACGCTGGCAGAGAGCGCGCGGCACGGCGCGCTTAAACCCGTGGTGCAGGCGATGTGCCGCCTGTTTGGCATCGATACGGGCGAGCTTGTCATGTTTTACTACGGCTACCGCGAGTGGCTCTTTCTGGGCATCGGCGCACTGATGGTGCTGCTGGCCGTGTACCTGACGCTCTCGCAGTTCGCCCGCTACCTCAACAGCATCTCCCGCGCCATGGACCAGGTATTTGATGAGAGCTCCCAGCCCATTGTGCTGGCGCCCGAGCTTTACCCCGTGCAGAAGCGGCTCAACACCATCAAGGGGGACCTGGCCCGCCGCCAGATGGAGGCGCGCCAGAGCGAGCAGCGCAAAAACGACCTGGTGGTGTACCTGGCGCACGATATTAGGACGCCGCTGACCTCCATCACGGGCTACCTCTCGCTGCTGCGCGAGACGCCCGACCTGCCCGCAGGGCCCCGCGCCCACTACATCGACGTGGCCTACGATAAATCCCTCAAGCTGGCCGATCTGGTGGACGAGCTCTTTGACGTGACCCGCTTCAACGCCCAGGATTTGACGCTGACGCTGCGCCAGGTCAACCTCAACCGGATGCTCGCGCAGCTGCAGGACGAGTTCTACCCGCAGCTGACGCAAAAAAAGCTGCAGTGCCAGGTGCGCGCAGAGGGGCGCTTTGAGCTGGTATGCGACGCGGACCTGCTTGCCCGCGCGCTGGATAACCTGCTGCGCAACGCCATCTCCTACAGCCCCGAGGGCGCGCGCATCATCGTTGACGTGGCGCG
Above is a window of Maliibacterium massiliense DNA encoding:
- a CDS encoding GNAT family protein, with translation MQTTQTPCTLRPWEMADAPALARALGNRRVQDNLRDGIPYPYGEQDARAFIAQMRAADPNAIFSFAISAGGRLAGSIAAFRQENIHFRTAELGYFVAEPFWGRGIATCAVGQLCAHVFAHSDILRIFAEPFACNAASCRVLEKCGFTREGTLRANAVKNGRVLDMHLYARVRTDARA
- the vanR gene encoding VanR-ABDEGLN family response regulator transcription factor, coding for MQQEIFIVDDEQEIADLICVYLQNEGYATYTFYDGASALAALDAQHIDLAILDVMMPGMDGFALCRAIRKRHTFPIIMLTARGEDMDKITGLTIGADDYITKPFNPLELVARVKAQLRRYTRYNESGKPEEQIIDFGGLVINKSTHICTLYDEPLQLTPTEFSILWLLCENRGRVLSAEELFEAVWQDKYLDSNNTVMVHIRRLREKMHEPARHPKFIKTVWGVGYKIE
- a CDS encoding HAMP domain-containing sensor histidine kinase — protein: MNERFRKLRFKMLWRMVWIVLATAIGSFLLLYTLAESARHGALKPVVQAMCRLFGIDTGELVMFYYGYREWLFLGIGALMVLLAVYLTLSQFARYLNSISRAMDQVFDESSQPIVLAPELYPVQKRLNTIKGDLARRQMEARQSEQRKNDLVVYLAHDIRTPLTSITGYLSLLRETPDLPAGPRAHYIDVAYDKSLKLADLVDELFDVTRFNAQDLTLTLRQVNLNRMLAQLQDEFYPQLTQKKLQCQVRAEGRFELVCDADLLARALDNLLRNAISYSPEGARIIVDVARDAFAPDAVRITFTNEGITIPPEKLARVFEKFYRADEARASASGGAGVGLAIVKRIVEAHAGAITAESANMRTAFSVVLPLSGPPEGATQPPSPLLAPPITQGAPASDIPSEAAQGDAPAPHTTHEALPQAPQAGQTDAPDVMGGGEPPKG